Proteins co-encoded in one Desulfoplanes formicivorans genomic window:
- a CDS encoding YcjF family protein, which translates to MKKDQTPDQKPEAAPHTEKTVHNEQSARTLPAPETVNAIIRNRVHSSLAIALVPVPAFDMAALAALQLEMIYKLAKAYDIPFQAQWGKQITIALVGGILPSLLTPKLSDLARYIPIIGPGLGLATLPLANAAATYAVGKSFADHFATGQGLDKASMNKISDSIKAGYETSKKTVSGWIGKGKAPTETTVETPAS; encoded by the coding sequence ATGAAAAAAGATCAAACACCGGACCAAAAACCAGAAGCAGCTCCTCATACCGAAAAAACAGTACACAATGAACAATCCGCACGCACTTTGCCTGCCCCAGAGACAGTCAATGCCATCATCAGAAACAGGGTGCACAGCTCTCTGGCCATCGCCCTTGTTCCTGTCCCTGCTTTCGACATGGCCGCACTGGCAGCCTTGCAATTGGAAATGATCTACAAACTCGCCAAGGCCTATGACATTCCCTTCCAGGCCCAGTGGGGCAAACAGATCACCATTGCCCTGGTCGGCGGCATCCTGCCCAGTCTGCTCACCCCAAAACTTTCCGATCTGGCGCGCTACATCCCCATTATAGGCCCCGGTCTGGGGCTGGCGACCCTTCCCCTGGCCAATGCGGCAGCAACCTATGCGGTGGGCAAAAGCTTTGCCGATCATTTTGCCACGGGCCAAGGGCTGGACAAAGCCAGCATGAACAAGATCAGCGACTCCATCAAAGCTGGTTACGAAACCAGTAAAAAGACCGTCAGCGGATGGATCGGAAAAGGCAAGGCGCCCACGGAAACAACCGTCGAAACTCCAGCTTCCTAA
- a CDS encoding autotransporter family protein: MGEWRRWLMVFIISGALGWPGVSLGDSIIGLDISGNSTYTVYKDIQVTNTNTNTTPTTIGIYSKDSLEKLDKLDIQGATVKATGITDNIYGVSIENDVESFSNSGTISATANVGDAAGDNSEADINDIYGVYFDEEVASFINSGTISATANIGDASGDGAKTHAKYIYGVNAYSGHIESFTNSNNIITNVEIGSATGDDTNATIEYIGGVSGKIDQIHNSGNIYVTATAGDSVGENASVDLLGITGIVTYDGDNRTITNDGNISIQVKAGKGSTTRGVIGILDSRSQDTIINNTGTIFVDAPYGNGIAAIALYNATNAIISSPGKIYTTNGGRALYVLNESSVKFSNAFSVPLYGNPEGADYKSPIYVSQGSTLDLNNAALRVAITPGESIVFDTPYRIIEEKEEDLVIPSDWVSSGAQEEKGIGDIISQFGKLEKGFTNPDITVSWSGKDKGKNATVSFGYEPKESTAALSLRAAHQAVGQGITMIQNRIISQVLASNLNSEEEATLLADSGTIATDAGFTSVRPDQKSNNTLFLRPYLTTVNHPSDGGMGYDGTTTGLVLGYDWNFNPDFTLGVHGGIAQSNVDFKGTGYSDNSDDQNIYSLGAHGSYNYEAWHVDVTSTLYTVRHEYDGLTGANLEIPEEDDYTSYGAETQIMAGYLFTFGNLAVMPELGLGHSWAQCDSHTSDADNSDWNTHYGSYDDHVFRSILGVNLMGTWEMGGARVTPSLGLRWEQALTDNDIEVSQSLPNTGSVKVSDNVSDSSYIADASLTFAKDNVSMELGCTTQYNDDFTANGAWINFKWGF; the protein is encoded by the coding sequence TACACGGTTTACAAAGATATACAGGTGACAAACACTAACACTAACACTACGCCCACCACAATTGGAATATATAGTAAAGATTCTCTCGAAAAATTGGATAAATTGGATATCCAGGGTGCAACCGTCAAGGCAACGGGAATAACGGATAATATTTATGGTGTATCTATTGAAAACGATGTCGAATCCTTCTCCAACTCAGGAACCATCTCTGCTACCGCAAACGTTGGGGACGCAGCAGGGGACAACTCTGAAGCAGATATAAATGACATTTATGGGGTATATTTTGATGAAGAAGTCGCATCTTTCATAAACTCAGGAACCATCTCAGCTACCGCAAACATTGGGGACGCTTCTGGGGATGGTGCAAAGACACATGCAAAGTACATTTATGGTGTGAATGCTTATTCAGGACATATCGAGTCATTCACCAACTCCAACAACATTATCACCAATGTTGAAATAGGAAGCGCAACAGGAGATGATACAAACGCCACTATAGAGTATATTGGCGGCGTTTCAGGAAAAATTGATCAGATTCATAACTCTGGAAACATTTATGTTACTGCAACTGCAGGCGATAGTGTTGGAGAAAATGCTTCCGTCGATCTCCTTGGTATAACAGGAATCGTTACTTATGATGGCGATAACCGAACAATCACAAATGACGGCAATATCTCGATTCAGGTCAAAGCAGGCAAAGGCTCTACCACCAGAGGGGTGATCGGCATCTTGGATAGTCGCAGCCAAGACACCATAATCAACAACACCGGAACCATTTTTGTTGATGCCCCCTATGGAAATGGAATTGCAGCCATTGCTCTCTATAATGCCACAAATGCCATCATCTCAAGCCCCGGTAAAATATATACCACAAACGGCGGCAGGGCTCTTTATGTTCTTAATGAATCTTCAGTAAAATTTTCAAACGCTTTTTCCGTGCCTCTTTACGGGAATCCTGAAGGCGCAGACTACAAAAGCCCCATATATGTTTCCCAAGGTTCCACTCTTGATCTCAATAATGCGGCATTACGCGTTGCCATTACCCCTGGCGAGAGCATAGTATTTGACACCCCGTATCGCATCATTGAAGAGAAGGAAGAGGATTTGGTCATACCATCTGACTGGGTGTCTTCAGGAGCCCAAGAGGAAAAGGGTATTGGCGATATCATTTCACAGTTCGGCAAGTTGGAAAAAGGGTTCACCAACCCCGATATCACGGTTTCCTGGTCCGGCAAGGATAAAGGAAAAAATGCCACAGTATCCTTTGGATATGAACCAAAGGAAAGTACTGCTGCCCTGAGCCTTAGGGCAGCACACCAGGCGGTTGGACAGGGAATCACCATGATCCAGAACCGCATCATTTCCCAAGTGCTGGCGTCCAACCTGAACTCCGAAGAAGAAGCAACCTTGCTGGCCGATTCCGGCACCATTGCAACCGATGCAGGCTTTACTTCTGTGCGACCTGACCAAAAAAGCAATAATACACTGTTCCTCCGCCCCTACCTGACAACGGTGAATCATCCTTCGGACGGCGGTATGGGATATGACGGCACCACCACTGGTCTGGTTCTGGGCTATGACTGGAATTTCAATCCGGATTTCACCCTGGGAGTTCACGGCGGCATCGCCCAAAGCAATGTCGACTTCAAGGGAACCGGGTACAGTGACAATTCCGACGACCAGAATATTTATTCTCTGGGAGCCCACGGTTCATACAATTACGAAGCCTGGCATGTAGATGTCACCTCGACCCTGTACACGGTCCGCCATGAATACGACGGACTCACCGGAGCCAACCTGGAAATACCCGAAGAAGACGACTATACCAGTTACGGCGCTGAAACCCAGATCATGGCCGGCTATCTCTTCACCTTCGGCAATCTGGCTGTGATGCCCGAACTAGGGCTTGGCCACTCCTGGGCACAATGTGACAGCCACACCTCTGATGCCGACAACTCCGACTGGAACACCCACTACGGCTCCTACGATGATCACGTTTTCAGGTCCATCCTGGGGGTCAACCTCATGGGCACCTGGGAAATGGGCGGTGCGCGCGTAACCCCGTCCCTAGGCCTTCGCTGGGAACAGGCCCTCACGGACAACGACATCGAGGTCAGCCAGTCCCTGCCCAATACCGGAAGCGTCAAGGTCAGCGACAACGTCTCGGATTCATCCTACATCGCCGACGCCTCCCTCACCTTTGCCAAGGACAATGTCAGCATGGAACTGGGATGCACCACCCAGTACAACGACGACTTCACGGCCAACGGGGCGTGGATCAATTTCAAATGGGGATTCTGA